CAACGACTACGTAAAGGGGTGCAATGAAGTTTAAACGGCGCAACAATAAGTGAATAGCCGTCAGAATAAATGcatagtggaaactgaaaagacttggcaaatcaaacgtcaaattatatggcctacgtgccaaaaccattgtcaAAATATTACATGCAAATCGGAatcgaaagccatggttagaatagtgccatcattacatattaataAGAGAAAGTCCTAAAGCAGAAATTTAAAAGAATTCAAGCGATCAGCAAAAGTGGCAATCTTGGCGTCGAGATCCTTCCTCACGGCCTGGTCAACCTCCAACTCCTTGATAACATcctttgtcgagatgatcagagcttTGGACTCCTTAGTAAGCGCATCCAATTGAGctttcacagcagggccttcctcgaccaaatcagctcgcctTTTCTCCAACTTGGCAATTTCTCGATGCAACTCCTCAAGTTTAGTGTCGACATCAGAAATTTCATCTGCaattaaaaccttcctagcagtaaATTTCTTGAAGTCTTCTTTCATCGCTGCAACTTGAGTCTTACCAGAAGAGACTTTGTCTTCCTTAAAGCTGACAGCTTGGCCAacgtccttgacttgatgaaaAGTGGCCAAAGCATCCACTAAGAAAGATTAAAGGTtggccaaagcagcagcctgaTGAGAATCAAGCTTTTGGCCAAGTAGGAAGAcgagcaattccttagcagcatgacTCGCTTGAGGATCAGCTTGAATCTGGTCGAGGAATCCGCTGGCGAAaacaatagccttcagccgacccatgcTCTCCTCGATTTGCTGAAGGTTAGCCACCCCactagattgagcagtctcagcagtggtatcagcttgatggggtggagaatcccagtctaaggtgccatcgagaaagccatccaaagctgccaacgggtcctcctcaaataaagtgtcaagcttttcactagacacatgagatgaagagccacccttggcttgaggcgaaggttgcacagtggcggtcgattttggaggaggcataggggtgtcatccttgcctggaagagCTTCTGCTTCGCGAATAGGAGAGGTTGCACCTTGAGTTTCCTACAAGAGAAACCTCTTTAATGCCCTCTTCGATAGAGTAAAATGCACAGTAAAGGGATCAAcagaacataaaaaaaaaaatgtaaagatacctggcaagcagattCCTTAGAAGGGCTTGAGTTGGTGGAGCTTTTGGAACGATGGGGAGATTTGTGACTAGACTTGCTCCTaaccttcctccttccctcagatgtTGAGGTCTTTCTAGCCgaggatgcggccttgggaggtttctcgacaccttcagctttggattttgcagggttGGGAGCTGGAGAATTCTCACGAGATGGAGGATTGGAAATGGAATGCTCATGAACAGCAGCCTGAGGAAAGGAACAAAACACGATAAGACCAAGAAATCACAGATCAAAATGTCACAAGGTAGTCTCGAGAATAAGAAACCTACCTGAATAACGGCGTCACCACCACCTTCTTTGCCATCGCCTTCAGCCTGAGCATCGGACACCAGTGTAGAAGCCTTGCTAGCTGTGGAAGTACCAGCCCCTTTGGCTCTCTTTTGGCCAGCCGAAGCAGCAGGTTTAGCCTTCCTTTTTCGACCCTGTCGAAAAGAATTTTAGTCGGGACTCCAAAGAGGCCAAAAGAAAAAGCCAAGCTGAAAGGAAAATACCTTAAGTTTGTCAGCAAGGCTGACattatcatcctcatcatcatcatcatcatcatcgtcctcaatcacgactggcTTGTCCTTAGAAGAATGGGCCACGGGAGAAATAACTCGAGGAGTTGGTTGAgtaatgacttcagctgcaaacaGAAAGAGAAGTTAAGAGGTAAAACAGGAAAACCTAGGCCAAGTCGAAATAGTACCTTGACCAATatgcatgttcagcgatatgtggttgaagatttcgacagGCACAAGATACAGAAAGTTCCATAAGTGGTACTtggtccaagtcactcgctttcgaagaggtagagcttgattggccaacacatttatatttacatggtcaacccatttaggcaagaccggtggaaaggccaatgcaaacctactcgtgggcaaagatgggaacctaaagccagtttttcgaataacaaaagatagaccctcctcaccaggaggaacaactaacttggatttcttggctttaaattcccatttttgccttaatacctgagctgctttcgcaaccgtatctcgaaggcgaagagttgggtaatataccacaccaaagaactcttgaaaggatcgaatttctgccaggtgcatacctttggtgttcttcggatcctgcttctgcaaaagaaaagcatctgtcatgcattgcagacaatctacgaggggcttcgaaatttgagcccaatactcagaccaccaggctttgaaagcattagtagcataatatgaaggagcgtaagtAAAGGGGCTCAGATTGAGAAGTTTCTTGTTATAGAAATGAACAGTCGTGTCGAAAGAAGAAGCCCTCTTAATAGCCccggggtacaggactagactcttgtcaaacaaagtgttgggtagaacttggctaagcccaaactgtcgagaaaccaattgagggttgtagccacatagagtgtagtcactgctagcaaagcctacagttaaaaccctaggagataagagggtcctccagAGTGTGATGTGATGTTCTTTGGGCAATGCAGAATCAGAAgcattaggataagaattcctcagccagaaagggccacgaacagccttgctataaggagagaaactggaacgataatgcttcagctcgagaaacatggtaaagtactttctgaaatcagcttcaaaactcgacgcatcataagcaggggtcaaggtctcgagcctgtgggcatcaatcctggtgttagaaacagttggaggattatcttgtaccggcagaagagattcgaagACCGCATTTAACCAAAGTTGAAATAGCCAAAGAggtccagccgcattcagagaGATGGTCTTGgtattccggatatcctcgacagcttcattcatCATTTGATAGAGGTTGCCAAGGACaagcctagccatagcaagttgtcgaccctcgtgaagtAAATTGGCTAAgggcaaaagcttggcaggtatacgcaaagacttggtgcaaaaaacataagcagacagccaatacagcaGGAACGCGACATGTTCAacatcagacacctcaccactctcgacataatggtcttTAATAAATCGACTAAACGAAATGTTGTCAGTAGGAATTGAAATGGGGTTAGCAGCTGCAGATGCAGAGTGATAATCGTCACCAATGGGCCATAATCCAGTAATGGCAGCAACGTCCAAGAGGGTGGGAGTAATCATACCAAAGGGGACGTGGAGGCAATTAGTAGACCTCTCCCAAAAATAAAGTGCACTCAGTaacatagcagggttatacgagatttgCGATCTCGACAACTGAATCAAGTCTAAAATCCcgacatccttccagtgttgcctcttgtcttcctcaaccctatctaaccatttcaggtaggctttgtcgttagcagaggggttaggaggagctgaacgaaaggctcgttttgggtcggcaagaaatggcatacggtaagagggCTGGAATGCCAAAATAAGCTCCTCTCCCCTAGCACTAGGGTGAAATGACTCATGTTCTTCAGgaagactattgggcctatcatgcttcactactttcaaaggacccaaaatggcgcgtaaagtaccattaacagagaaaggaatgagtacctgggatttccagatagctctcttctctgcttcgttgggaggttccgggattgccacgcgcttggattcatccagcttaagctcagtagccaacggaatggtttgctcaggattggaagccattgaaggaAACGGTAGGTATTCCAGGAAAAATGGAAGAAGACGAAGTGAGAACTTTGGGGAAAGAAGCTGAAGGTTTAGGAAAAGAGTAAAGTTCGGACGAGGACCACCAATAGGGTATTTATAAGCAGAAGGGCAAACAGAACCCAGGCCGCATTGAGCAGTAATTTATAAAAGTTTGGGGTCCAGgtgattattttattagttaactCATGTCACCTCTCAACTTTCTGACCTAgatgaaatcatggccctaaaaaggctataactgtcagctagtggaaaGACAGCAGACGTTCTGGCTATCGATTGGACTTGAGGATCGAACGGTCAAAAGCACAAAGTATTTGAATCGTTGAAATTGAACGGGTGcgataaaaaatgcttggtgtcttcaagctaaagcagtcgacaaccaacattcttGGGGGGAAACTGTTAAGCTAAAATTATGAATACTACGATTCTCGACATCATGGTGCAAAGGTGcgttctcgacagaaagggttatggcgaaaccggcaactcagcacatggtgtccctcaaagtcaagttagtgagagctatatctcgacaaactcagcagatgaaggattctcgatcatcttaacagaagaggcagttaccgagcaacgagcaactacaagcacgtgcatatacccacgatgccacgaatagcaacggttacccacgactcaggaccacccacgtggcaatagagtcacgtgagcgaagaccaccggctaaacgtggggtaaggcgccaaaattcaaaacccacgaagccatcatgcattcaagaaaaaccgccaagaacgtgggaagaaagaacactataaatagaggaagcagcagcaaaagaaggggttcccaactcaaactctgaaaattcaccaaaaagctccaaatgtccgcatcaatgagactcaaggagcaaaacgtgatgatggaggagtatgttgcagaaccagcactttagttttcttgtattTAGCTTGTTAATTCCCAGTTCCTTTATGCATTTTCCTGTCGAGATCCTCACCTCTTGTAGCTTTTGTTTTATTTCGATGTATgtgatttctttgtaattaaCCTGTgcttaatgaaattcagttctgtttGAACCAACTCGTTTGTGTCGAAAAAGCACTtacacacacacaacactttggcaaagcgttttctcaaaagggccctgaatctaaacttcctttagtcgaactaagaggatatttgtttaccaaaaacccATGTAAACAGTAACATGCTCAGAAGGGAGTTGTCGAAGCTCTTCCTCTGTTGATCTTTGGATTATTATGGGAGATTTTACTTCTTATGCTCACATAAACAAGAAAGTGAGTGGAGGCCTTCCGAATCTGTCATCTATAAGCAAGTTTTGAGATTGCTTACTGAATTGTGCTTTCTCTGACATGCGCTTCAAGGGTCCATTCTTCACTTGGGAGTAGAGGGGTGTGAAAGAAAGCTTACAAGTAGCATCATGAAGAAATTTGAGAGAATAATGAGCTCGAGGAGAGTAGGGTTTTTAGTGTTGCACTCAGACGTTGCGATATATAGGCTCAAAGTGTCTCAGCGCCACTAGGCTTACCAATGCACGTACATCCTCTCATTTCATGCTCTTCGTGCATTCACGTGACGTTTGAATTTAGTCGCTTCTTATTTTCACATGTAGCCCTCTATTACCGACGTCACTCATGACTTTTCAAGTTGCACCTCTAACACCCTACAAAACTCATGTTTACCGACAATGTGGTGCCTCACTACCTCATATCAACGGAGTTTcgccttagagcatctccaatgctagctcttaattcttagttcttagcccTATTCATGTAGGTCCGTActgtcacatgtgcttaagcaactctctagcaattttgctccaaccatgagttcttagttcttagttcatagttcttagcactattcatttggtccaaccaaccacattatttatactttttattttcataaagtaataaaataagctcataaaataataaagtaatttggatgagagagaaaaaacaattttcaatactaagaactcaaaaagcaaaactccttatataaaaacctagtttttatttttaagaattaagaactccaTGTCATCCCCTTCAATGATTAAAAACTCAGTTCTTAGCTAAtaaataagaactaaaaaccttgcattggagatgctcttaccaTCCGACACACTACAAACATTTTGTAGATCGTCCCACCTGGATAACATTCAGACCCATTTAACTTCATTAATTATTCACTCAAAGTCCCACATTAAATAACTCACCAATACCTAACTAATTCACCTGGATAACATTCAGACCCATTTAACTTCATTAATTATTCACTCAAAGTCCCACATTAAATAACTCACCAATACCTAACTAATTCACCAACTCACCAACTCACATTCACTAGCAAATAACTAGGTGGCATGTTCTTTTTCTAGAAATCACATGTGGAGCCCTATTTGAGGCGCCATCCAATGCGACTAAAATCAACACCATTGAGGTTTGAGGTAAATGATTTTTTAAccaatttattttcataaattattttttaattatttaaacaaaaacagGAACTGAATCTAATCTCACCAAACAAGACTCTACAAGCGACAAATTACTTTTAAATGGTATATACTCAAACATTATTGATTATTCCTTCCATTGCTACATATTCAACACAGTGAACAACCACAACCACTTGAAAGGACCATGtttaataaaatatactaattaacaagcaaaataacctctgaaccaaacaattaaattttattattattattgaaatgaccgaataataataataattatatagaCGAAATATGCTCTTAAAGTATACACGAAGACAAATATTTAAGAAGACGCATTTAAGAAATTGAGGATTATATTGTTGAATTCTACTGGCTTTTCAAGTTGAGGCACATGGGATGCGTCCTTAATCAATTCCAGTCTTGCCTTCTGGCTGATTGCCCTGCAATTCGTTAATTACAATGCAACATTCATATTAGTCCAAACAATAAAGATTGTGTACACCTAATGGATAGAGACTATTAAAGAGATAAAATGAGATGCCatataaatgaaatatataacgtgatatgatcaaaagaaaaagattaaaaaatagTATATTAAAATATATGTATTATTGGTAATACATGTATCATCACTTTAGTCCAGAAATGGAGTAGGACTAATACACAacaccaaaagaaaatgacCCCAAGGTCCCCACCCCAAATTATTGCTAGAATTAGCCAATTAGAACATGTCACGGTTGAATGAAAAGAACATATATAgaaaaaaatagcatttataatttttttaatcgaAATATGTTCTATTAGGATTTGGATACATACTCTTTCAATTCATGGGCCATCTGCACGGGAAATATCCGATCATTTTCCCCCCAGACTATGAGAACCTCCTGAGTATTGAATAACACAAATCAACCACATAAGTATAACAATCGAATTATCATATTTTagtaaatttaataataatgtGCATAGGATGTGTTAATTCATGCAACTATATGGATGCACACTCTCACCTGTTGAAGAGATGAAAGGTTTGAAGTATCTTCCCTTCCAAGTGATATGGCTTTTAGAAGCTCCATCTTTTCCTTCCTATTCTCCTTGTATAATTTCTGTACAATCATCAATTAGTGAACGAATTGTACATTACCTTTTCTCTAAGTTCTATCAATTCTGAAATCTAAAAGCAGGTAACAATGTAACATAACTTTGTCCTCATAATTTATTTTGAGTTTAGAATCAATAGTAAAATGTAGAATGATTTCTGCACATGCAATGATTCTGACTCAAAAATCAAATCTAACCCTTACAAAGGTAGCATCAAATATGCACGTAACATTCATCCAAACTATttgaaagagtttatttgatgtTATCTTATATAGCATGTTTGATAAAGCTATGCATGTTTGATAGAGCTTATGTACTACGTCAAAGtcattttgagctttttgtttTTCATAAGTTCTTCAAATTTAGTTTACGAATTCGAATAAGCGCTTACGACAATAAACACTCGAAACTTACATTCAAGTAGTCCTTCAAGAAAAAATCAGGCACAAACTGAACACGCTTAGAAACCGCCAGGGTCATCAATTTCCTTAACTGTTGCGGCGTCACCGGCAACATGAGATCCTCAATCTTCTCCAACTCCGCCCTCTGCAACAACGCCGCGTTATCACTCTTCTTCATGTTCACCCCAGAACTCGCAATCACCACCTTCTCCACCCTCTCCCCCAACATCTCCGCCAAATGGTACGCCACGAATCCACCATAGCTAGTCCCCACCACATGAAACCTCTTCAACCCTAGCTTTTCAACCAGCTTCCCCACCGTGGCGGCCTGAAACCGCTCGCTCCTCTCggcggaggtggtggtggatcCGCCGAAGAAGACGAGGTCAGGGACGTAGATATTGAAGTGAGGAGCGAGGAATTGGACCTGTTGGCGCCATTGCCAGATCGCCATGGGGCCGAATCCGTGGATCAGGAGGAGGGAGGGCTTTTGGGGGTTTTCGATTTTGGGCGACCAATAGTGGACGGTGGTTTCGTCGTCGATGGGGATGGATTGGGAGGTGAGGCCGGCTCCGGTGAAGCAGCGGCGGAGGTAGCTGCTGTAGAGGGCGGCGAAGCTGACGAACGAGGGAAGCATGGTTGTTGTGGAGAAGTTTGATTGAAGAAATTGAGAaagagtgtgtgtgtgtatgtatAAGTCAACTTGGTAGGAGAAGGTCATAAAGATTCTGTTGTGttgaaaaaaggaagaaaataatagaGATACTTTTGGAAAGTCAATAAAATAATTACATGtgtatagtatttttttttttatgcgtACACCCTCTTGTTactattataagaaaaaaataaaattttagatttattaaataaatgatgtatttagtcattattataaaatagatatttcatttattgaataaatttaaaaacttattttttcttataatagtgaccggagagTGTACATGTGTATAGTACTATAATGGTTTctattattttgttatttttatgaatgaatagtaagtaataaaataattgaatattttttttggttgcatttggaaaaaaatatttgaatataATTACATTAAATTTCAATATAATTCATAATTAATAGATTTTAACTTATTAAcatgtttttttatatttaaattgtaatagttttttttactaattttaATAACTCTTCCAATAAAATATAAGTCAATTTATGAAACACGCatctagtaaaaaaaaattggttacaTGGCGGGCTTAAAGCTCAGACTAACTACCAAAGCCCCTAGGGAACCTGGTTCCACTAGCATCTGCAAAGAGAGTCGTTGAGCACTCAGAAGGAGGCTCATTCAGAAAGACTGTGCCATGGCTGTCACCATGAGCTAAACCGGCGAGGACGTCAGCAACCTGATTTCCTTCCCGCTTCAAATGGGTAACCTTAACCACCCAGTTCTTCTTCAACAACTCTTGGATTGAGTGGACCATTGCAGCACAAGAGTGTTGGGGTGGACAAGGTTGATTTAGAGCTGAAACAACTAACAACGAATCACTCTCAATCCAGAGAGGAGAAAGACCTTTTTCCCACGCTAATTGCATCTAGTAATTTTAGTATAAGAACGTGATCAAAATCATTTAGTTTGGgtcaaatatgtttttagtccatGTGAAATAGGaggaaaataatattaattggtCACTGTAaaaaatttcattcattttaGTCCTTCAAAATGTTAAATATGTAGAAATAGTCCTTCAAATTTTTCATTGAGGGTGTCATGCTAAAAAAAGAGAGATTGTTGTTAGTGTGGTTCAATAGGGGAACTTGGCGGTTCTtcattttgattttattgatgGTTTTAGATTAGGGGAATAAGGTTTAGGGATGAAGTATTGGGGTTTAGAATGGTCGAATTTAGTGGTTAAGTGTCGTGCGAAAGAATCCTCATTTTCATGATTGTCTTGTTTAGAGTGTGGATATGGTCTATCACCAGTGATTTACACATTCTAGCATGACAACTTTGGTAGTGATTAACGTGCATGTATTTTGGTCCCATGGCTGTTGgtttagaggaagaagaaggaggtgGTTGTGTGGGGAGGACAGTGGCTGGATTAGGGTTGTCGTAGATCATGGTGAAAATGGTTGGAGACTTGGAGGTATGTCGCCCATGGTGGTTTTGAGGTTAGGGAAATGGTAGACATAGACAGAAGAAGAATGTGGATTCCACATCCCCATCACCATCCTCTCAAGAACATGTGGATGTCACATCACCATCCCCAGTTAAAATTTTCAACGTCGTATAAACATTAAGGATGCAATGTGCTCATTTAGAAAAAAGAATATGATCAACTCAATTCGAACAATCTTTTTCCGTAAGAATTTTAATATCTTTGCACACTAtattgtgtaaaaaatatgattaaatACAATAAAATGATGTATTGGTTCTCtcctttttctttctcaaataAGTTTTTGCGTAGGTATAACAAAGTGAGTTCAACCCAACGGATCAACCCACTTAACCCATTAGGAGGGCGGGTAGATTGGTGATTTAACCCACCAACCCGGAGGGGCAACATCATGGCGGGATGTGCCAACCACCGAGCCATCCCTCtttgttaaaaaaatgaaaatttaatttgttttttgtttttcggGCTTTAGTGGCCCAACTCATGGAACAACCCGCCAATAAATTTTTTCTTAATATTAACAtcccaacaatgatatatacacacctcatgttttaaacacttcatttccacctatttttgtttttatctctttcctcttatcatctatcacatctcatactttttctcttttactttttcttttcttcctatctctctcatcattccaccttttCCACCTTAAAAAGaagtgtgtaagtaacattattgATTAACATTCATGTGGGACATGTTGGCCAATTTTGTCACCCCTAAATTTTTGTCCACTCATAATTAGGCTTGTACAAGGTCTAAGGTATTTCAAGTTTATGACTTAGTTAAAGTCTATAAATTGACTCGatcattattaaattaaaattgggTGCAGGGCAAATATAAATTGTCTCAATCCGATGTAGGTCGACGTTCTAATAGCATGCACACTTTCTTGCCTACTTGGGTGGCGCACTAGCtagattttatattttttactcCTTATCCCTTACCTAAGAAACGTTTGGTAAGAACTATAGACTAAAACCAATGTTTGGTTTCAACTTTTGACATCACCTACTGCTACAAGCCCTTTGTATATACCTCATTTCATACGTTCATGAGATAACGACCTCCATAGACTTTTTTTAAGCACGTTAAGTGATCGTATAGTTGGAGGAGGCTGGAAACCTGGTCACGTTTCAGAGTTTTCTACTAAATACCATTAGTGCTTGCAACTTGCAACTGAAGTAGGTAAATTTTGTTTTGCACGAAAACTAGATAAGGAACAGTTCAATTCTTGCAAGATTGATGCTACTCTTGAATCACATTTTTCGTAGCaactatttattttatttaaattgtttttttacgGAACTCATATCTCATTTAATTTTGTGTCATTCTTATGATGTGATAATCAAGTCCCGAAATGATTCCTTCTATAACTGATTTGAaaatcataatcaattttggagAAAGGTTTATGGAAGTAGCTTCTGAATtcaaataattgattttgaaaaactCAAAACCAATTCAAACTTGCTCTAAGTTCAACTTGTCTGCTCCAACTCTGCAGGCTGCTCATGACTTGAGTATTTTAAAGCTAGGGTGCCTTTCAAGCAGACATGAGTGCTGGTTTACATTATTGTTAAATCATCTATTGTCTAGTGTGTTAAACTTGTGTATGATCCTAGAACACTTGGAAAGGGAAGTTCATTTGTCAAAGGATGATGCAACGATTTGCCTAACCACAACTTGTGTATAATTTTGGCATATTTTCCATGAGGGATGGAAGTGGTTGATGGTTAGATTGATTTGTTCACCCTTCCTCTTTGACCTTTAGCGAAGGCAATCTTCCCTTTTTTCTTTCTACTTTCAATAATATCAATACATTTTACCTTTTTATTGTCATTGCTTGTATTTACTACATTTGTAATCTTACTCTATTTCTAAATCAAAGTACAGATACTTTTGTTTTGGCTGTCTAAATGCCCACAAGGTCTAACATCATCCTGACCTGTAAGAAGGTTTCACAAGTGAGTGAACACTATATTGATCAGTCAAAACGACCAAAGTGAGACTTACCTCATACAACAGTTAGCCGAACGGAATAAAATCAGCACAATTACTAAACAATTGCAAATGTTACTCAAGTCGGTGCTTCAATTACAGGTTTTACTATGTCTATAAATACAAGTTATATGATCATTCATTTATATAGGCATTATTGGTTTTTGATATAGAAGTTGACTTGAGCACCAAAGTGTCTTTTGCAGTACACCTCACCGTTCTCCGCCAAGCTCCAACGTGAACATGAACATTACTAAAGCCACTTGAGCGTTCAACCTACATACACCACGCCGAGCATGAAGAACAACACTTAATGGTTCAACTAGACTAAGACCCACGCGTTGCGCGGGTGATAAATTGCATTAGACTAAAAAATATGTGTCTTTGAATATCTATCACAGTACTTATCATTGCTAATAAATACTTTTATTTACATTTGAAGTGTCTTTTTGGTATCTGCTCTACCATTCACTCATTTCTTTGTTAGAATGAATGAGCTCGTACAGTggaatctataaaaaaaatgaagta
This is a stretch of genomic DNA from Lotus japonicus ecotype B-129 chromosome 1, LjGifu_v1.2. It encodes these proteins:
- the LOC130725355 gene encoding uncharacterized protein LOC130725355 — protein: MLPSFVSFAALYSSYLRRCFTGAGLTSQSIPIDDETTVHYWSPKIENPQKPSLLLIHGFGPMAIWQWRQQVQFLAPHFNIYVPDLVFFGGSTTTSAERSERFQAATVGKLVEKLGLKRFHVVGTSYGGFVAYHLAEMLGERVEKVVIASSGVNMKKSDNAALLQRAELEKIEDLMLPVTPQQLRKLMTLAVSKRVQFVPDFFLKDYLNKLYKENRKEKMELLKAISLGREDTSNLSSLQQEVLIVWGENDRIFPVQMAHELKEAISQKARLELIKDASHVPQLEKPVEFNNIILNFLNASS